CCGTCGGCTTCCGACACGAACACGGCGAGGTCGTCGCGAGACAGGGTCTGCCGCCAGATGATTGCGGCCTCCTCAGGCGCAGCGCTCGCACTGACGTCGGACACGCGGAACAGCGCGAGCAGCCCCGCAAGATCCGACGTTTGCGCAAGCCTGGCGTTCGCCATCGATTTCACCCGGTCAGGACGACGCGCCAGTCTTGCCCGCTGCCGGTCCCGTTGGCAATGCGAACCATCAAGCATCCGCCCGGGAGTTGACCATCGTCGTCAAGAGGACCATACCCGCCGCCGGAAGCACACGGCACCGTGCGGGATCTCACCCGATGGCAGCGCAGACGGACATCCAGCGCGATCCGCTCATCGAGCGGGTGGTATCCACGCTTGGCGACGTCGCAGGCGTCGAGGCCATCGTGCTCGGCGGCTCGCGGGCGCGCGGGACGTCGCACGAAAACTCCGACTACGACATCGGGCTGTATTTCTCGGAAAGCCTGAAGCTCGACACCGATAGTCTGCAACAGGCGGCGCGGCAGGTTGCCGACGACCCCGAGGAGACGACGGTCACCTCGGTCGGCGAATGGGGACCGTGGATCGTCGGCGGCGCGTGGCTGACGATCGAGGGGCAGAAGGTCGACTTGCTCTACCGGAACATCGATGCGGTCCGCCGCACGATGGAGGCCTGCCGGACGGGGCAGATCAGCATGGACTATCAGCCCGGACATCCGCACGGGTTCTGCTCGGCGATCTGGATGGGCGAGATCGCCTGCTGTCAGGCGCTGCGCGACGAGCGCGCGGTGATCGCGGAGCTGAAGTCGATCGCACTGCCCTATCCAAAGCCGCTGCGCGAGGCTCTGATCCGGCGCTTCCGGTGGGAAATCCTGTTCAGCATCGAGAATGCCGAACTTGCCGCGCTGCGCGAGGATCAGATCCATGTCGCCGGCTGCGCCTACCGCGCGCTCACCTGCGTCGCGCAGGTGCTGTTTGCGCTCAACGGGGAATATCTCATCAACGAGAAGGCGGCCTTGCTGCAGGCCGCGGAATTTCCGCTGACGATCCCGGACCTGATTGAGCAGACCTCGGCGATCTGGCGGCGCATCGGAAACCATTCGTTCGGGGCGGCGCTTTCGAACCTACGCACGATTGAGCGGGAGCTGGCGGCACTCGAACCGCGCTAACGAACGGGCTCAGGTTCTCGCCTACCTGCCCCAGCGGTCCTGCCAGATCTTTTCCCCGATCAGGCAGCTCACGCGCGGCTCCTTGTCGGCGACGTGCACGACCTTGCGCTCGGGCGTGCGGCCGGCGACTTCCATCAGGAGCTTGGTGCGGATCGCCTCCTTGAACTTGTCGCGGTCCTTGATCGCGATCACGAAGGAGCCGGGGCCGCCGACCACGCAGTCCTCGTAGTAATAGTCGAGATTGTCGATATCCATGGTCGAATAGGACGGCTCCTTGACCATGATCGGCAGGCCGTTGATGACGATACCCTTCTCCAGCGCTGCGTCGCGCGAGACGGTGACCGGTCCGCCATTGTTGTTGGGACCATCGCCGGAGATGTCGATGACGCGGCGCAGACCGCGATAGGGATCCTCGTCGAACAGCGGCATCGCGAAATTGATCGCGCCCGAGATCGAGGTGCGTGAGGCGCGCCGGATCGGCGTCTTCAGGATTTCGGCAGCGACTGCATCCGCCGTCTCGGGCCCGTCAATCAGCCGCCAGGGGATGATGATCTTCTGGTCGCTGGAAGCGGCCCATTCGAAATAGGTGACCGCGACCCGGCCGTTGGGCCCCGCCTTCAGCGCCTGGAGGAATTCCTTCGACTGTAGCGCCTGGGCGTAGCCCTCGCGCTGGATCGCAAGCTCGTCCATATCCATGGAGTAGGAGACGTCGACGGCGAGGATCAGTTCGACATCGACGCTCTGCGCGTCCTTGTCTGCTGCTTGCTGCTGATATTTGGCCCCCGGTGCCGCGATGCTCGCGACGTCACCTCCGGCAATCACCCCGGCCACCAGCACAGCCCCGATCGAGATCAGCAAGCGCATCGCGCCCTCCCGTCGTATGACGCGATGGTGACATGCAAATGCATTTCCGCAAAGCGCGAAGATCGCCATGGCTTCACATTCGAGTTAGGGACGCACGCTCTTGCGCAAAGCTGCCGCAGCTCCGCCAACGTCGTGCCGCTTCGCGCTAGCGATCACCACGAACGTCATTCCGGGACTCGCGAAGCGAGAGCCCGGAATCTCGAGATTCCGGGTTCGGCTCTGCGAGCCGCCCCGGAATGACGGCGTGGACATCGAAGCAAAGCCGCCACCCTATTGTGCGGCGCGATTTCCATGCTAGGCTTGTCACACAGATGGGGATGGAGTCCCCCGATAACCGCCCGACGATGTCAGATTGTATGGGCTGATGACTCCTGCTTGAGGTGAGGCATTTTGGAAAGCCTCGCCTTCGGCGGGAGCATGGATAACCCGCCGGTGGCGGGTTTTTTGTTGCCTGAATGCGAAAGGCAAGAGGTGACGACGGCGACGCCAAATCCATCCGTGACCGCGGTCCCCAGGGGAGTCTGGGTGCTCGGCTTCGTGTCGCTGCTGATGGACGTCTCCTCCGAGATGATCCACGCGCTGCTGCCGGTCTATCTGGTTACCGTGCTCGGCACCTCCACCATGACGGTCGGCATCATCGAGGGCATCGCGGAGGCGACCGCCTCGATCACGAAGATCTTCTCCGGCGCGCTGTCGGACTGGCTCGGCCGGCGCAAGCTGCTCGCAGCGCTCGGCTATGGGCTCGCCGCGTGCACCAAGCCGCTGTTTCCGCTCGCGCCCAGCGCCGGATGGCTGGTTGCGGCGCGCTTCATCGACCGCATCGGCAAGGGCATCCGCGGCGCGCCGCGCGATGCGCTGATCGCCGACATTGCGCCGGCGCACCTGCGCGGTGCGAGCTTTGGCCTGCGCCAGTCGCTCGATACGATCGGCGCCTTCGTCGGGCCGCTCGCGGCGATCGGCCTGATGTGGTGGACGGCGAACAATTTCACGGCCGTGTTCTGGGTCGCGGTTCTGCCGGCGTTCCTCTCCTTTGCCCTGATCGCGTTCGCGGTCAGCGAGCCCGAGCCCGACGGGGCCCGCGCGCCGTCGCGTAACCCGCTCAACACCGCGGCGATGCGGCAGCTCGGCGCCGCCTATTGGTGCGTCGTGGCGGTCGGTGTCGTCTTCACGCTGGCGCGCTTCAGCGAGGCCTTTCTGATCCTGCGGGCGCAGAATATCGGGCTCAACGCGATGTGGGTGCCGGCGGTGCTGGTGCTGATGAACATCGTCTATGCGCTCTCGGCCTATCCGGCCGGCGCCTTGTCCGACCGCATCAACCGCACCGGCCTGCTGGCGCTCGGGCTCGTCTTTCTCGCCGCCGCCGATCTGGCGCTTGCGCTGCTGCCTAGCCTTGCGGGCCTCGCCCTCGGCGTCGTGCTATGGGGCCTGCATATGGGACTGACGCAGGGCCTGTTCGCGGCGCTCGTCGCCGATACCGCGCCGCCGAGCTTACGCGGCACCGCATTCGGCTACTTCAATTTGTTCACGGGGCTTGCGACGCTCGCGGCCAGCATACTCGCGGGCGCGCTGTGGGACGCCTATGGGCCGGCCGGCAGCTTCCTTGCCGGGCTGGGCTTTGCGCTGATCTCGCTTGCTGGACTGCTTGCGATCGGCAAGAGCTTCGCGAGACCAGTGGGACAGTGATGGGACAAGCAGGGGATCATTCGACGTGGTGAGCGGTATTCTTGCAATCGCAATCGGCAGCGTGCTCGGCGGCTGCGCGCGCTATTTCCTCTCCGGCGCGATCGCGCGGCGCTTCGGCGAGACGTTTCCCTGGGGCACCATGACCATCAACGTCACCGGTGCCTTCCTGATCGGCATTTTCGGTGCGCTGGCGACGCATCCGGGCTCGATCTTCGCAGCCCCGACGCCATGGCTGTTCGCAGTGACCGGTTTCCTCGGCTGCTACACCACCGTGTCCTCGTTCAGCCTCCAGACGCTGACCCTCGCGCGCAGCGGCGAGCAGCTTCCTGCGCTCGGCAACATCGTGCTCTCGGTCGGCCTGTGCCTCACCGCCGTGACGTGCGGCTTCCTGCTCGCTGACCGGTTCGGAGGCTAGAGGCGATGACCGCCCTCACCTCCAGTGCCCGCTGGCGCACCGCGCTGCTGTATGCCTGGGTCGCCGCCGGCAGCATCATCGGCGGGATGACGCGCTGGCTCGTCGGGCTCCTGCTGGACACCGGGCCCGGCTTTCCCTTCGCGACACTGTTCATCAACGCCACGGGATCCCTGATCATCGGTTTCTATGCGACGCTCACCGGCCCCGACGGCCGCGTGCTGGCGCGGCCCGAGCACCGGCAGTTCGTCATGACCGGCTTTTGCGGAGGCTACACCACCTTCTCCACCTTTAGCCTCGAGACCTTCCGCCTGTTCCATGGCGGCATGAAATATACCGCGCTGGCCTATATCGCGACCTCGCTCATCTGCTGGCTGGTGTCGGTGTGGCTCGGTCATATGATGGCGAGCCGCTATAACCGCTTGAAAAGGAGCTGATCATGCAAATTCCCCGTCAAGCAGTCCTGCTCCGCATCTTCATCGGTGAGAACGACCATTTCGACGGCAAGCCGCTCTATGAGGCCATCGTGATCAGCGCGCGCGAGCGGCACCTTGCCGGCGCCACCGTGCTGCGCGGGCCGATGGGCTTTGGCAAATCGAGCCGGCTGCACACCTCGAAAATCCTGCGGCTGTCGGAAGACCTGCCACTGGTGATCGAGATCGTCGACAGCGAGGACAACATCAACGCATTCCTGCCCATCCTGGATGGCATGATGTCGAGCGGGTTGATCACCTTGGAGAAGGTGCAGGTCCTGCAATATGGTGAGAAGGCCGCGTCATAAGCGCCGCAGCCGGAACCCCTCGCGTTTTTTGGAGGCGGAATGAACGACACCGTCACCAAGCCTAAACCTAAGACGAAGACCAAGGTCGAGCGGCCGCGGCTGCACAAGGTGATCCTGCTCAACGACGACTACACGCCGCGCGATTTCGTCACCCTGGTGCTGAAGGCCGAATTCCGCATGACGGCCGATCAGGCCTACAAGGTCATGATCACCGCGCACAAGCTGGGCGCCTGCGTCGTCGCCGTCTTCACCAAGGACATCGCCGAGACCAAGGCGACGCGCGCCACCGACGCCGGCCGCGCCAAGGGCTATCCGCTATTGTTCACCACCGAGCCGGAGGAATAGAGCGCGCCAGTCTGCCGCATGCATTTGCGTCAATTTTACCGATCCGCGCTACCACAGGTTTAATCTCCTGTGTCACCACCATGCGATGACAATCGCACTGCGCAAGCAACTCGAGCTCCGGTCCGCCCGCCACGAGACCTCGTTCGGTCCCTTCAAGCTTCTACATGCCCTGCCCTGGCTGATCCTGGCGGCCGCCATGCGGGTGATCGCGTTCGGCGGCGGTCCTGCGGCGCTGCCGGCGACGATCATTTCCGACTTGTCGGTGCTGCTGGCCTTCTTTGCGACGGCGCAGCGCTCGATCGAAGCCGCCGGCGGTCAATCCTCCCTCGGCGCGCTGACGATGGGTGAGCAGTTCAAGCTGTCTTTCGCGATCTTCTGGCGGATTACCCTTTTGATGATCGCCGTGTCCATCGGCACCGAGGCAATCGGCTATGCCGCATTGTCGCGGCACCTGATGGCCGGGCTCGACGGCATGGCTTTCGACCAGTTCACGCACGTCGGGCGTTTCTGGAGCGCATTGATCGCCACCCTGGTGCTCCTCATCATCGTCCATGCCGACCGCAATGACGGTCAGATCGCGCTGTTTGCCGCGATTGCCGAGTTCGCCCGGCGTGGGTTGTGGCTCGGGGCCGCCGTGATCGCGCTCGGCGTGGTCAACATCGCACTTTTCTACGGGCAGGAGCTGGTTCGCAGCGCGATCTGGAATTTCTGGCAGACTTCGCTGGCGAGCCAGTTCACCAAGAACCTGATCTATTTCGTCTTCATCTTCAGCTTCGCCATGCTGCGGCTATGGATCACCCTGACGATCCTGACGTTCGGGTTGAAGCAGTCGCATATTCGTGGGGACCACATCTGATCGTCGCAGTCATGGCGATCTCGGCGATCGAGTTGCCCATCCTCATGTTTCAATTCGGGTTGGGCCGGTACGGGCTGCGGGGCGGAAAAGATTCGCCTTCTCTCGCGAGGCGGCGCCATCTCGAAACGGACAGGATTGCAGCTAGGCCATGACTAGGCGCCAGCCGTCGTGTCGGGCAGATCGACGCGCTCGCCGCCTGGCTTGCTGACATAGAGATGGCTCTCCAGTACCGATTGCATGGTCTCAAACATCGCATAGAGATCGTCGCAATAGACCGAAGGATTGTCGTAGCCGTTGTTTTTGGAGAAACGATGCGGGAGATAGCCTCCCCCGCACGCGTTCATGAACTTGCACTGGCGACACTTCGCGCAAAGATTGATTGACGCATCGCGCGCGGCTTTCCAGCGAGGCTCGTTCCTGACCTCGTCGATCGCATGATCGAAGATGTTGAAGTTGGTCTTCGTAAAGCCGTCGCCTGCGATCCGCAGCACATCGTGAGCCTCCACGGTGCCATCGGTCATGACGGTGCAAAGCTCGACGGGTTTGTGGCCCACGCCCTCGGTCGGCGAATTGTTGCCAAGCAGGGCCGTGATCATGTCGGAAATGATACGGATATTGGTCGTCGGCGCCTCGCGATTCGCTTCCAGCCAGAGGTCAAACAGACCCTTGTAGAATGCGGCAATGGATGGTGGCTTCTCGTCCACCGTCGCGTCCGGGATCATGATGTCGTAGTTGGAGATTCCGCACGCGGCGAAAAAATCGGCATATTGCTGCGGCGCGTAAGCGGGATTGCAGACTGCCAGGGCAATGACGCCGATGTCGCGCGATACCAGCATGCGCGCGGCACGTTCCACGGCGGCATGGGTGCCCGTACCCTGAAACGTCCTGCGATGGAGGTCGTGAATATGTGCCGGCCCGTCCAGGCTGATCGCAACCGAAATGTTGCGGGCCTCGAAGCAGGCCAGCCATTCGTCATCGATCAACACGCCGTTGGTCGTGACGGCGATGGGTATGTCGCAGCCAGTCCGTGATGAAATGCCTTCGCAGGCCGCGGCAAAGCGGTGGAAGTTCTCGACACCCCACAGCAACGGCTCGCCGCCGTGCAGAATGATGGGAAAATCGACGAGGGAGAATCTGACGACGTGCTCCTCGATGCGTTGCAGCAATCGATGCTGCACGTCGGGGCTCATCAGCTTGGGCTTCCCATAAACGGACGCGTCGCGGAACCAGTAACAATAGGAGCAGTCGATGTTACATCTCGCTGCGACCTTGACCAGCAACTGCGTGATCGGCTGATCCTCGAAGGCGGTTAAATCTGAACCGTCAGCCGACATGCCGACACCGAGACGGGGTTGAAGGACCTACCTAGTATCCTCGAACAAATCCCCCTCGGCGGAACGCGCCCACGCCGGGAGCGTATCCCGCTCTGCGAAAGGCGCCAGCATTCGCCCCCTTGGCAAAAGCCCCTCGTCTGAAAGCGGCCTGGGTCACTACGGGTTCGCCGGAAACAACGCCTTGCTCCGCACTCTGCCCACGCAGATCGTTCAGTAATGCGTCGATACCCTGATGGTCGCTCTGAATTGTCGCGCCCGGCCCATGCAGTTGCATGAGGCTCGCCAAGACCTTCAGCGTCGTAATCGGCATGATGATGCTCCTCTTTTCGCGACGCTGTGCAGGATCGAACGAAAGGCCGGTATGTCGAACCGGCTGAGCAATGACGAACAGTATACCTTTTCTATCGTAACGGCAACGTGTCGGGCTCGGGCCCCCGGACTTCAACGGATCGAGATCCGGTCGGACTCCTCTAGCAGGCTGTTGAAGAAGTCTTCGAGCGACGCGCGATAAATGGGATGTCGTCGCCATTAAGGAGGCAGATTTCACCTTCGAGTGAGCCGTCATCCCGCAGTTCGGCCTAGCCATCACCGTTGGCTGGCTCCATTTCGTCGTTTCCCTGCCAGCCGAACTGGACGGCATCGCCGTCACAGGCTCCATGAATGCAGCCCGTGAGGCAATCGAAGGCGAACTCGCCGCCGTCGTCATCGAACAGGATGTAGGCGCCCGCCACGGCCATGTCGTAGCCTGGTGTCTCGACGACCCGCCATCTACCTCGGATGCTCATGCCGGTGCCGCCAGAAGCTTGGGCAGCCGGATCAGATTATAGGCCGCAAGCGCCAGGACGAAGACGGCATCCACCCGGTCGCGGCCTCGCAGCTTGACCTTGGCCAGGCCAGCGGAACTCTTGATCCAGCCGAAGACTTCTTCGATGCGTTTGCGGCAGCGTTGGCTGATGTCATAGCCGTCGTGACGCGTGGTACGCGCGTCGACCGCCGTCTTGCGCCGCTTGCCGGTCTTACTCAGATGTCCATTGATCGCGATATGCGGAGTAACCGATCTATCTCTCAGGTCATGCACGAACTGCGTGACGTCGTAGGCTTTGTCCGCCCCCAGAGTGACCCGCTTCGCACACCCGCGCCTGTCGATCATGGCAAGCGCAATCTCTCGTTCGGCGGTGCCAGTAGCTTGGCTCACTCCACCTAAAACCGCCAAACCATTGCGGTTCTCCATCAGCGCATGGCCCATATAGCAGAGTTTGGCCGGCTGGCCGTCGCCCTTTTTATAGAGCCTGGCCTCAGGATCGGTCGTGCTCTCATGGGTCTCGTTGGATCGCTTCTCCTTGTGGAAGCTGCGCTCGGCATTGCGTCCCGGACCGTCCTGATCTTTGTCGCTGCCATCCTTCCTCCGGAAGCTCTTGATCGAAGCCCAGGCTTCAATGAGCGTGCCGTCCACCGAGAAGTGATCGCTCGACAAAAGACGCTTCACCTTCGGCTGCGCCAAAAGCGCGTTCAAGAACTTGGCCGCAATCTCACCTTCAAGCAGCCGGTCGCGGTTCTTCGAGAAGGTTGAATGGTCCCAAACCGCATCGTCCACCCCAAGCCCGACGAACCAGCGGAACAGAAGATCGAACTCCATCCGTTCCATCAGATGCCTTTCCGAGCGAACCCCATAGAACGCCTGTAGGAGCATCGCCCGAAGCAGTTTCTCCGGTGCGATCGAGGGCCGACCGAAGTCCGTGTAGAGCTTGCCAAACTCCCCAGAAAGATCGCCCAGCGCCGCATTTGCCAGATCCCTGATCGCCCGCAGCGGGTGGTCGACGCGAACCCGAGCCTCCAGGTCAACATAACTGAACAGCGAGCCAGACCGTTCGTCACTTCCCCGCATCGTGCCACCCCAGCAAAATCCTGATCCTAGGGAATCACGATCCAAAACGCTTCGCCAGAGACTTCTTCAACAGCCTGCTAGGCCATGACGACCGGCGCTTCGTCGGCGAGGCCATAAACGCGCTGCGCCTTCGAAAAGCCGGCGATCGGGAATTCGCCGAGCTCGTTCCAGTCGGCGCCGCAGGCACGCACGAAACCTTCGGAGGCCACCACCGTCCGCCCCATGCGGCCGGCGATCTTCTCCAGCCGCGCTGCGAGATTCACGGCGGGGCCGATGCAGGTGAAGTCGAGACGGTTGCCGCCGCCGATATTGCCGTAGAGGATGTTGCCGACATGCAGCGCGACGCCGAAGCGGAAGCGCTCGATCGCCTCGCCGACCGGAAATGCCAGCGCATCGACGCTGCAGCGTGACTCACGCGCGGCCTCGAGCACGCGCGCACAGACGTGGTTCGCATCCCCGATATATTCGTCGATCGGAAACACCGCGAGCAGGCCGTCGCCCATGAATTTCAGCACCTCGCCGCCATGTGTGCGGATCGAGGCGACCTGGCAATCGAAATAATGGTTGAGGATCTCGACCACGGTCTCGGCCGGCAGACGGTCCGACAGCGCGGTGAAGCCGCGCAGGTCCGACAGCCAGATCACCGCCTGCATTGTGTCGGTGTGGCCGCGGCGGATCTGGCCGCCCATGATGCGCTCGCCGGCGCGGTTGCCGACATAGGTATCGAGCAACGTCGTGGCGGTGCGGCGGAGCGTAATGATCTCGGTGATGCGCGTCAGAGGTTTCGTCAACGCGCGCAGCGCCACGACCTGCGCATCGCTGAAGCCGCCGGGTTGCTTGGTGGTCAAGGTCATCGCGTGGACGGTACCGTCGAGGAAGCGCAGTGGCATCGCGACGTAATCTGTGGCGCCCTCCTGCTTGAGGTCCCCGAGAAACGGAAAGCGCTCGACGTCGCCGGGGCTGTCGGGATTGCCGCGCACCTCGAGGCCCTGGTTGAAGACGAGGCTCAACGGGCTTCGCTTGAATCCCGGCGTCTGCTGGATCTCGAAATCCACCGTGCCGACCTCAACCTCGGGGTCGCCCTGCCGCCAGATGAAATTGCGGCCGAAGATTTCGGGGTGCAGCGTGCGGATGAACACGCCGACCCGCCACAGCGGCAGGCCGGCTGCGACCATGCGCTCGCAAGCCTGGGCCATCATCTGGCTCGGCATCGGCGCCGAGCGCGCGCCGTCGATCAGCCAGTCGGCGATGGCGTTGATTTCGGATGCATCCATGGCACCCACAATTTGCGGGCGAACCTTGCGCCCCGTCAAGCTGCGCTGGCGGTTAGCGCGGGACGCCTACCGCCCCACCTGCCCGCGATCACGCAGGAAGTGGTCGGCGAGCACGCAGGCCATCATGGCCTCGCCGACCGGAACTGCCCGGATGCCGACGCAGGGGTCGTGGCGGCCTTTCGTGAAAATTTCGGTGTCTGCGCCCTTGCGATCGACGGTCAGGCGCGGCTGCAGGATCGACGAGGTCGGCTTCACCGCAAAACGCACCACCACCGGCTGGCCCGTGGAGATGCCGCCCAAGACGCCACCGGCATGATTGGACAGGAAGCGCGTGCCATCATTGCCGGTGCGCATCTCGTCGGCGTTCTCTTCGCCGGTGAGCTCGGCCGCGCCAAAACCGGCACCGATCTCGACGCCCTTCACCGCGTTGATGGTCATCATCGCGGCCGCGAGATCGGAATCGAGCTTTGCGTAGATCGGCGCACCGAGCCCCGCGGGCACGCCCTCTGCGACAACCTCGATCACGGCGCCGATCGAGGAGCCGCTCTTGCGGATGCCATCGAGATAGCTCTCGAAGAACGCCGCCTTGTCCTTGTCCGGACAGAAGAACGGATTCTTGGCGACCTCGTCCCAGTCCCATTTGTCGCGGTCGATCTTGTGCGGACCGATCTGCACCAGCGCCCCGCGCACGGTCACGCCGGGCAGCACTTTTCGCGCGATGGCGCCGGCGGCGACGCGCATCGCGGTCTCGCGCGCCGAGGAGCGCCCGCCGCCGCGATAGTCGCGCAGGCCGTATTTGGCCTCGTAGGTGAAGTCGGCATGTCCGGGGCGAAACTTGTCCTTGATCTCGGAATAGTCCTTCGAGCGCTGGTCGGTGTTCTCGATCAGAAGCCCGATCGGCGTCCCCGTGGTCACCTGCTCGCCGGTCTCGGGATGCGCCATCACGCCGGAGAGGATTTTCACCTGGTCCGGCTCCTGGCGCTGGGTCGTGAAGCGCGACTGGCCGGGCCGGCGGCGATCGAGGTCGCGCTGGATGTCGGCCTCGACGAGCGGGATCAGCGGCGGACAGCCGTCGACCACGCAGCCGATCGCCACCCCATGGCTCTCGCCGAAGGTGGTGACACGGAACATATGGCCGAAGGTGTTGAAAGACATCGCTGCTCGCTGGATCGGTTCCGGCGTGTGGTAACGCGCCCTCGAAGGAGGGTCAAATGGCGCCTCGTAGCCGCGGCGCGGGACGGTCACAACCGCCCATTGGCTACTTTGCATGGGGTTGTTTTGGGACTTTTTGCCCGGAACCCGAAATGCCCTTCGGGCGCCCGACCGGCGGTACCCCCGTTAACTATGCTTCTCCAGGCGGCCGGCGCGGAACACGTAAACGACGCCCTGCTCGATATAGAGCTCGGCGGCGCTCGCGGGGGTCTCCAGCCCCAGCGTCACCATCAGGGCACGCGCGGTGCCGCCATGGGCGACCGCGACCGTGTCGGTCCGGAGCTGGTCGTACCATTCGCGCATGCGGGCCTGGACGTCGGCATAGGTCTCGCCGTCCGAGGGCGCCACCGTCCATTTGTCGACCAGGCGCCGCGCGTAGACGTCGGGATCGGCGGCCTCGCTCTCCGGCAGCGTCAGTCCCTCCCAGGCGCCGTAGCCGATCTCGCGCAGGCGGTCGTCGAGCGAATAGTCGGCAATCGGCAGGCCGAGCTTGCCGCGCGCGAGCTCCATGGTCGTACGCGCGCGCCCGAGCGGGCTCGAGACATAAGGCAGCGAAGCCTTGTCGCGGCCTTCGCGCGCAAAGAGATCGGCGAGGATGCCGGCGGCCTGCACGGCCTGGCCGCGGCCGCGCGCATTCAGCGGGATGTCCTGCGTGCCTTGAAGACGCCCGAGCGCATTCCACTCGGTTTCGCCGTGCCGAAGGTAGTAGATCGTGGGCGTGGGCATTGTCGGAGGGAGTTAGCTCTTATGTTTGAGCATGATCTTTTCGGAAAACCGCTACACACTTTTCCGGATCATGCTCAGTCCTTCCCGCCCAGCGCCATATCGGGCGCATCCGGCCGCTTCATGCCGAGCACGTGGTAACCGGAATCGACATGATGCACCTCGCCGGTGACACCGCGCGACAGGTCCGACAGGAGATAGAGCGCGCTGCCGCCGACGTCCTCGGTGGTCACGTTACGCCGCATCGGCGCGTTGACCTCGTTCCATTTCAGGATGTAGCGGAAATCGCCGATGCCCGAGGCGGCCAGCGTCTTGATCGGTCCCGCCGAGATCGCGTTGACGCGGATGTTCTTCTCACCGAGATCGGCGGCGAGATAGCGCACGCTGGCCTCCAGCGCGGCCTTCGCCACGCCCATGATGTTGTAATGCGGCATCCACTTCTCGGCGCCGTAATAGGACAGCGTGATGATCGAGCCGCCGTCGGTCATCAGCTTCTCGGCGCGCTGCGCGACCGCGGTCAGCGAGTAGCAGGAGATCAACATCGACTTGGTGAAGTTCTCCTGCGTGGTGTCGACATAGCGGCCGTCGAGCTGCTCGCCATAGGCGATCGCGTGCACCACGAAGTCGATCTTGCCCCATTTCTCCTGCACGACCGCGAACGCCGCGTCGATGGTCGCGGCGTCCGTGACGTCGCAATGGCCGAGCACGAGGCCGCCGATCTCGGCGGCGAGCGGCTCGACCCGCTTCTTCAGCGCGTCGCCCTGATACGTGAACGCAAGCTCGGCGCCGGCGGCGTGGCATGCCTTGGCTATGCCCCAGGCGATCGAACGGTTGTTGGCAACGCCGAGGATCACCCCGCGCTTGCCCTGCATCAGACCCGAATTCTGCGCCATGCCTGTCATCCAATCGAGCTGGTCAAGG
This region of Bradyrhizobium sp. CCGUVB1N3 genomic DNA includes:
- a CDS encoding adenylate/guanylate cyclase domain-containing protein; amino-acid sequence: MDASEINAIADWLIDGARSAPMPSQMMAQACERMVAAGLPLWRVGVFIRTLHPEIFGRNFIWRQGDPEVEVGTVDFEIQQTPGFKRSPLSLVFNQGLEVRGNPDSPGDVERFPFLGDLKQEGATDYVAMPLRFLDGTVHAMTLTTKQPGGFSDAQVVALRALTKPLTRITEIITLRRTATTLLDTYVGNRAGERIMGGQIRRGHTDTMQAVIWLSDLRGFTALSDRLPAETVVEILNHYFDCQVASIRTHGGEVLKFMGDGLLAVFPIDEYIGDANHVCARVLEAARESRCSVDALAFPVGEAIERFRFGVALHVGNILYGNIGGGNRLDFTCIGPAVNLAARLEKIAGRMGRTVVASEGFVRACGADWNELGEFPIAGFSKAQRVYGLADEAPVVMA
- the aroC gene encoding chorismate synthase, which gives rise to MSFNTFGHMFRVTTFGESHGVAIGCVVDGCPPLIPLVEADIQRDLDRRRPGQSRFTTQRQEPDQVKILSGVMAHPETGEQVTTGTPIGLLIENTDQRSKDYSEIKDKFRPGHADFTYEAKYGLRDYRGGGRSSARETAMRVAAGAIARKVLPGVTVRGALVQIGPHKIDRDKWDWDEVAKNPFFCPDKDKAAFFESYLDGIRKSGSSIGAVIEVVAEGVPAGLGAPIYAKLDSDLAAAMMTINAVKGVEIGAGFGAAELTGEENADEMRTGNDGTRFLSNHAGGVLGGISTGQPVVVRFAVKPTSSILQPRLTVDRKGADTEIFTKGRHDPCVGIRAVPVGEAMMACVLADHFLRDRGQVGR
- the fabI gene encoding enoyl-ACP reductase FabI; amino-acid sequence: MAQNSGLMQGKRGVILGVANNRSIAWGIAKACHAAGAELAFTYQGDALKKRVEPLAAEIGGLVLGHCDVTDAATIDAAFAVVQEKWGKIDFVVHAIAYGEQLDGRYVDTTQENFTKSMLISCYSLTAVAQRAEKLMTDGGSIITLSYYGAEKWMPHYNIMGVAKAALEASVRYLAADLGEKNIRVNAISAGPIKTLAASGIGDFRYILKWNEVNAPMRRNVTTEDVGGSALYLLSDLSRGVTGEVHHVDSGYHVLGMKRPDAPDMALGGKD
- a CDS encoding IS5 family transposase, which encodes MRGSDERSGSLFSYVDLEARVRVDHPLRAIRDLANAALGDLSGEFGKLYTDFGRPSIAPEKLLRAMLLQAFYGVRSERHLMERMEFDLLFRWFVGLGVDDAVWDHSTFSKNRDRLLEGEIAAKFLNALLAQPKVKRLLSSDHFSVDGTLIEAWASIKSFRRKDGSDKDQDGPGRNAERSFHKEKRSNETHESTTDPEARLYKKGDGQPAKLCYMGHALMENRNGLAVLGGVSQATGTAEREIALAMIDRRGCAKRVTLGADKAYDVTQFVHDLRDRSVTPHIAINGHLSKTGKRRKTAVDARTTRHDGYDISQRCRKRIEEVFGWIKSSAGLAKVKLRGRDRVDAVFVLALAAYNLIRLPKLLAAPA
- a CDS encoding histidine phosphatase family protein, translating into MPTPTIYYLRHGETEWNALGRLQGTQDIPLNARGRGQAVQAAGILADLFAREGRDKASLPYVSSPLGRARTTMELARGKLGLPIADYSLDDRLREIGYGAWEGLTLPESEAADPDVYARRLVDKWTVAPSDGETYADVQARMREWYDQLRTDTVAVAHGGTARALMVTLGLETPASAAELYIEQGVVYVFRAGRLEKHS